The window AAGTCAATGACTATGGAATCTATAATGAACATTACAAACTTAAGAAAAATAGGGACACGGCTAAGAGCAGAGATCTCTTCCCACCTTGAAGAATTGCGCAAGGCGGCTCCACTTGGCAAAGGCGCAAGCGGTGATACCACACAGGCAGTTGACAAGAGGGCTGAGGACATTGTCATTGAAGAAGCGGAAAAATTAAACATTCCCGTCACGATCGTCTCTGAAGAATGCGGGACCAAGGAAATCCGAGGCGGCGGGGTGAAGCTCTTATTAGACCCGATTGACGGAAGCAGGAACGCATTAAGCGGCGTTCCGCTGTTTTCCACTTCAATAGCGATCATTGACGGCGACACTATAGGCAATACCGCCCTGGGCTACGTTATCAATTTAATAAGCGGTGATGAATTCTGGGCAATAAAGGGCAAGGGAAGTTTTTTAAATGGAACACCGATTACGACACAACGGGATGACACACTGAAAGTCATCGCCTATGAGGCACAAACCCCGAAGGAAGATATTCTGAGGATCATGCCACTCATTTCCCTTTTTCGCCGGGCAAGATGTTTCGGCTCAACCGCTCTCGACATGGCGTTTCTCGCGCAGGGCGCTGTCAGTGTGTTCGTTGTTCCCTCACAATCAAGGAGCTTTGATTTCGCGGCAGGATATCTTCTGATAAAAGAAGCAGGCGGGATTGTCACAGACATCAATGGAAAAGACATTGATGAAATTGAGATCGGCGTCAAGAGGTCAACCTCTCTCCTCGCGTCTGCGAATGAAGATTTGCATAAGAGGGCGTTAGTAGTTTTGAGGCAATAAGAAAAGGACGGATTTTTTTGATCCGTCCTTTTTTCTATATTCATAGATTCCCGCTTTCGCGGGAATGATGTTTATGTTTAATACCTGTAATGCTCCGGCTTGTACGGGCCTTCGACAGGAACTCCGATATAATCCGCCTGTTCTTTGGAGAGCTTTGTCAGCTTCACGCCGATCTTTTCGAGGTGGAGTCTTGCGACTTCTTCATCAAGCTGTTTGGAAAGCCTGTACACCTTCTTTTCATAGACGTCCCTGTTTTTCCAAAGGTCCATCTGGGCCAATGTCTGGTTGGTAAAACTGTTGGACATAACAAATGAAGGGTGTCCGGTTGCGCAGCCGAGGTTTACTAATCTTCCCTCCGCAAGAATGAAGATGGCGTGTCCGTCAGGGAAAACATATTTGTCGACCTGCGGTTTGATATTTATCCTTTTGACCCCGGGATAGACAGTCAGTTTGTTCATCTGGATCTCATTATCAAAATGTCCGATGTTGCAGACGATCGCCTGGTCTCTCATCTTTGCCATATGGTCGATTGTGATAATGTCTACATTCCCGGTCGTTGTTACATAAATATCCCCGGTGCCGAGGGTGTCTTCCACAGTTGTCACTTCATAGCCTTCCATTGCTGCCTGGAGCGCGCAGATGGGGTCTATCTCAGTGACAATCACTCTTGCCCCGAAGGCCCTCAATGACCTTGCTGAGCCTTTGCCGACGTCTCCATAACCGCATACGACCGCGACCTTTCCGGCCAACATCACGTCCGTTGCCCTCTTGATCCCGTCCGGCAAAGATTCCCTGCAGCCGTAGAGATTATCAAACTTTGATTTGGTAACAGAATCATTAACGTTGATCGCGGGGACTAACAAGGTCCCGCTCTTCATCATTTCATATAGCCTGTGAACGCCGGTAGTGGTTTCTTCGCTGACGCCTTTCCATTCCTTAACGGTTTTATGCCACCACTGGCTGTCTTCCTGCAACTGGGCTTTCAGTGTGTCGTTAATGATCTGAAGCTCTTTAATGTCCGTGGGTTCATCAAGTATCGCGGAATTGTTTTCCGCCTCATACCCCCTGTGAATAAGCAGGGTCGCGTCGCCTCCGTCATCAACGATCAACTGGGGGCCTTTTCCTTCCGGGAATGTTAAGGCCTTCAAAGTACACCACCAGTATTCTTCAAGCGTCTCGCCTTTCCATGCGAAAACCGGAACGCCTGCCTTTGCGATTGCCGCTGCGGCGTGGTCCTGTGTTGAGAAAATATTGCAGCTCGCCCATCTTACGCTTGCGCCCAGATCAACGAGGGTCTCTATAAGTACCGCTGTCTGAATGGTCATGTGAAGCGAGCCGGATATCCTGACCCCTTTGAGAGGTTTTGCCGCCTTGTATTTCGCCCTTATTGACATGAGACCGGGCATTTCCTGTTCAGCGATCTCGATCTCTTTTCTACCCCAATCAGCCAGGCTGATGTCAGCTACTTTATAGTCAGTAGCGCTATTTTTTAATGCTGCTGTAGACATATAATTTCCTCCCTTTAAAAACCGTTATGCGTTACGCGTAATGCGTTCTATCTTCTATTACAAGAAAAATAACCCCGCAGAAAATTATGCGGGGTTATCAGATGGTTATTATTTATAAAACTTCAGAGAATAGCGGAAACAGTTTCCCCATTACTTTGCGGCCTTTTTAA of the Nitrospirota bacterium genome contains:
- a CDS encoding adenosylhomocysteinase codes for the protein MSTAALKNSATDYKVADISLADWGRKEIEIAEQEMPGLMSIRAKYKAAKPLKGVRISGSLHMTIQTAVLIETLVDLGASVRWASCNIFSTQDHAAAAIAKAGVPVFAWKGETLEEYWWCTLKALTFPEGKGPQLIVDDGGDATLLIHRGYEAENNSAILDEPTDIKELQIINDTLKAQLQEDSQWWHKTVKEWKGVSEETTTGVHRLYEMMKSGTLLVPAINVNDSVTKSKFDNLYGCRESLPDGIKRATDVMLAGKVAVVCGYGDVGKGSARSLRAFGARVIVTEIDPICALQAAMEGYEVTTVEDTLGTGDIYVTTTGNVDIITIDHMAKMRDQAIVCNIGHFDNEIQMNKLTVYPGVKRINIKPQVDKYVFPDGHAIFILAEGRLVNLGCATGHPSFVMSNSFTNQTLAQMDLWKNRDVYEKKVYRLSKQLDEEVARLHLEKIGVKLTKLSKEQADYIGVPVEGPYKPEHYRY